A stretch of the Methylacidiphilum caldifontis genome encodes the following:
- a CDS encoding Ntn hydrolase family protein — translation MIEEPYRWLEAISNRREYIEDQLGGAAPVVLVNGEPGIVIATKKAGTPKIYEIYDHLAMGCLGHPADMEKIRQSAIEVAHLEGFTRSRQDVSARRIVAYSLAVALKNAFEQIFSAPFLFRCLFIELGERIEKDEGWTVDYDGSYITTSGRELSRGLLISGKKEVMEKFIKEREALKLQEFKTLKEMVEYAIKLILWASELLTSHESLDAVINRSFKEILSGSAQSDFEVVFLDRTLYEQQSFTALGPEMWS, via the coding sequence GTGATTGAAGAGCCATACCGTTGGCTTGAAGCCATTTCGAATCGAAGGGAATATATTGAAGATCAGCTCGGTGGGGCTGCTCCAGTCGTGCTGGTTAATGGAGAGCCGGGTATAGTTATTGCGACAAAAAAAGCGGGTACCCCCAAGATATATGAAATCTATGATCATCTGGCTATGGGCTGTCTTGGTCATCCTGCCGATATGGAAAAGATCAGGCAGTCGGCTATAGAGGTCGCTCACTTAGAGGGTTTTACTCGTTCTAGGCAAGATGTTTCGGCTCGGAGGATCGTTGCTTATAGTTTAGCTGTTGCACTCAAAAATGCTTTTGAACAGATTTTTTCTGCTCCTTTTCTTTTTCGGTGTTTGTTCATTGAACTCGGGGAGAGGATTGAAAAAGATGAAGGTTGGACAGTGGATTATGACGGCAGCTATATAACAACTTCAGGAAGAGAGTTGTCGAGGGGACTGCTAATTAGTGGCAAAAAGGAGGTTATGGAGAAATTTATCAAGGAAAGAGAGGCTTTAAAGCTTCAAGAATTTAAAACCCTTAAGGAAATGGTTGAGTATGCGATAAAACTCATATTATGGGCTTCTGAGCTATTGACTTCTCATGAATCTTTAGATGCGGTTATAAATCGATCCTTCAAAGAAATCTTATCTGGCTCTGCTCAATCTGACTTCGAAGTCGTATTTTTGGATAGAACTTTATATGAGCAGCAGAGTTTTACTGCCCTTGGACCTGAAATGTGGAGTTGA
- a CDS encoding proteasome accessory factor PafA2 family protein, giving the protein MRRIVGIETEYGCLFNQGTELLSVPEQVKDYLILEKKIGLIDIHDRDYDEPAGNGGFLFNGGRLYIDMGHVEYCTSECKNLADLVASDYAGEKLLQMALDEMGLSTKVSFIKNNIDHYTGATFGCHENYLIHRNAPLTQENVDSLLAFLAIRGLMVGSGRVGSVLTSRKYNKKEEKTVPFQIMQRADYIQTEIYEWVQFNRALINARDEPLSDPCRFRRLHLLLGDSNILPFSQALKVGSTALVLDLLECRKLPRIAFADPVKTMRQVSHAASPDCLVELANGRKWSPVEVLSEYFLQAQQLDEKDEDAHWILGAWEEVLEGLSGNQEKLIGKIDWITKKFLLESFCLKENIAWDDPWLDSLDLEYHQINRKKNFVWLLPNTSYEDLKLPGWPKTNFIADPPRNTRAYVRSLLMKQLAKEKVSYVIDWDYVQIGNSTFYSLDDPFASVLPKTSKRAFFDTII; this is encoded by the coding sequence ATGAGACGTATAGTTGGCATAGAAACGGAGTATGGATGTCTTTTTAACCAGGGAACTGAGTTATTATCTGTACCCGAGCAAGTTAAAGATTATCTTATTCTAGAAAAAAAAATAGGGCTAATCGATATCCATGATAGGGATTACGATGAGCCGGCAGGGAACGGGGGTTTTCTTTTCAATGGCGGAAGGCTTTATATTGACATGGGCCATGTTGAGTATTGTACATCGGAGTGCAAGAATTTAGCTGACCTTGTTGCTTCAGATTATGCCGGAGAAAAATTGCTCCAAATGGCTCTGGATGAAATGGGGCTGAGTACAAAGGTATCGTTTATTAAGAATAATATTGATCACTATACAGGGGCGACGTTTGGCTGTCATGAAAATTACTTGATCCACCGTAATGCGCCGTTGACTCAGGAGAACGTGGATTCATTACTTGCTTTTTTAGCTATAAGGGGATTGATGGTAGGCAGTGGGCGTGTAGGTAGTGTGTTAACATCAAGGAAATACAATAAAAAAGAGGAGAAAACAGTCCCTTTTCAGATCATGCAGCGTGCGGATTATATCCAGACAGAAATTTATGAATGGGTTCAATTCAACAGGGCTTTGATTAATGCAAGGGACGAGCCGCTGAGTGATCCTTGTCGGTTTCGCAGGCTTCATCTTCTGCTTGGCGATTCGAATATACTGCCCTTTTCACAAGCTCTCAAAGTGGGATCAACAGCTCTTGTTTTGGATCTGCTCGAATGTCGAAAATTGCCTCGAATCGCATTTGCTGACCCTGTTAAAACCATGAGACAGGTTTCCCATGCAGCGAGCCCGGATTGCTTGGTTGAACTGGCTAACGGTAGGAAATGGTCTCCAGTAGAGGTTTTATCAGAGTATTTTCTTCAAGCCCAGCAATTGGATGAAAAAGATGAAGATGCTCATTGGATTTTGGGAGCTTGGGAAGAAGTACTTGAAGGCCTTTCTGGAAACCAGGAGAAACTTATTGGCAAAATAGATTGGATAACCAAAAAATTTCTCCTGGAGTCCTTTTGCCTGAAAGAAAACATCGCATGGGACGATCCCTGGCTAGATAGCCTTGACTTGGAGTATCATCAAATTAATAGGAAAAAGAACTTTGTTTGGCTTCTTCCTAATACTAGTTATGAGGACCTGAAACTACCAGGCTGGCCAAAGACCAATTTTATAGCGGATCCTCCTCGAAATACGCGGGCTTATGTCCGCAGCCTTCTAATGAAACAACTTGCTAAAGAAAAGGTTTCCTATGTTATCGATTGGGATTATGTTCAAATAGGCAATTCTACGTTTTATTCCTTGGATGATCCTTTTGCTTCGGTTTTGCCGAAAACCTCTAAGAGAGCTTTTTTTGATACTATAATATAA
- the ffh gene encoding signal recognition particle protein, whose amino-acid sequence MLELLQQKLQSLFKNLRGYGKLSEENISGAIREIRLALLASDVHIQVVKEICEEVKQKALGTKVLESIRPGDQFIKIFHDELIEYLAADKTGLCSSRPLKILLCGLNGSGKTTTAAKLALWCKKNRERVGLVAADLTRPAAIEQLSKLASLVGITVYAPKESERLDDFLIRVDSQSVQDRLSVIIYDTAGRLDLDEELLEELRYLHELVCPQEVLIVIDSATGQKGVDVVRAFKEKIPLTGLILSKFDGDARGGAAFSVKKVTGVPILFMGTGEKIESLEVFRPERLVDRLFGFGDIVSLVEKVEAQVKEESIAEIEKKIRSKQFGLDDFLVQMRMLKKLGPLEQLFSYLPQFPGKGQMTIDDKKLKRIEAIVLSMTPEERKNPDIINGKRKLRISRGSGTTVAEINEFLKRFDAVRKMIKKFSTKEGFKLPFFKN is encoded by the coding sequence ATGTTAGAACTTTTGCAGCAAAAATTACAGTCCCTCTTTAAAAATCTTAGAGGATATGGGAAGCTCAGCGAGGAGAATATCTCTGGAGCGATAAGAGAAATAAGGCTAGCTCTATTAGCCTCTGATGTTCACATCCAGGTTGTCAAAGAGATATGCGAAGAAGTAAAACAAAAAGCTTTAGGGACGAAAGTGTTGGAGAGCATTCGACCTGGAGATCAATTTATAAAGATTTTTCATGACGAGCTCATCGAGTATCTTGCTGCAGATAAAACGGGGCTTTGTTCAAGCCGTCCTCTGAAGATATTGCTGTGTGGTTTAAATGGATCGGGAAAAACAACGACAGCCGCAAAACTCGCTTTGTGGTGTAAAAAAAATCGAGAAAGGGTTGGTTTGGTTGCTGCGGATCTAACAAGACCTGCGGCGATCGAGCAACTTTCAAAACTTGCTTCTTTAGTGGGCATTACTGTTTATGCACCTAAAGAATCCGAAAGGCTTGATGATTTTCTTATAAGGGTTGACTCCCAGTCTGTACAAGATAGGCTCTCTGTAATCATATATGATACTGCCGGTAGGTTGGACCTTGATGAAGAACTTTTGGAAGAATTACGTTATCTCCATGAGCTTGTTTGTCCCCAGGAAGTGTTGATCGTTATTGATTCAGCCACAGGACAAAAAGGGGTTGATGTGGTGAGGGCTTTTAAGGAAAAGATTCCTCTTACAGGATTGATTCTTTCAAAATTTGATGGTGATGCTCGAGGAGGAGCAGCTTTTTCTGTGAAAAAGGTAACGGGTGTTCCCATTCTTTTTATGGGAACAGGAGAGAAGATAGAATCGTTAGAAGTTTTTCGGCCGGAAAGGTTAGTGGATAGATTGTTTGGATTTGGAGATATTGTTTCTTTGGTCGAAAAGGTAGAAGCTCAAGTCAAGGAAGAATCAATTGCTGAAATCGAAAAGAAGATCCGTTCCAAGCAGTTTGGCCTGGATGATTTTCTTGTCCAGATGCGGATGCTCAAAAAGCTCGGTCCCCTAGAACAACTTTTTTCCTATCTGCCTCAGTTTCCCGGAAAAGGGCAAATGACGATTGATGATAAAAAGTTAAAGAGAATTGAAGCCATTGTGCTTTCAATGACTCCTGAGGAAAGAAAAAATCCGGATATTATAAATGGAAAAAGAAAACTTAGGATATCCCGGGGGAGTGGTACAACAGTGGCTGAAATTAACGAATTTTTGAAAAGATTTGATGCTGTACGTAAAATGATCAAAAAGTTTTCCACCAAAGAGGGATTTAAACTGCCCTTTTTTAAAAACTAA
- the rpsP gene encoding 30S ribosomal protein S16 — protein MAVVIRLRREGKKGRPIYRIVVADKRCPANGKYIEEVGFYDPMIEDPTSYRLKFDRVDYWLKQGAKPTETVSHIVKKVSQLVAKENKP, from the coding sequence ATGGCTGTAGTAATAAGATTACGACGAGAAGGAAAAAAAGGTAGACCAATTTATCGCATTGTCGTTGCTGATAAACGATGTCCTGCAAACGGAAAGTATATTGAAGAGGTGGGATTTTATGACCCCATGATAGAAGATCCTACTAGCTATCGTTTAAAATTTGATCGCGTGGATTACTGGCTAAAACAAGGAGCAAAACCCACCGAAACGGTAAGTCATATTGTAAAAAAAGTTTCACAATTAGTAGCCAAGGAAAATAAGCCTTAA
- the trmD gene encoding tRNA (guanosine(37)-N1)-methyltransferase TrmD, which translates to MRIDVITLCPRIIIAAMEEGILKQAVKKGILELFVHQLRDYAHDKHKTVDDRPYGGGPGMVLKCEPIFEAIESIGYSKDKDTVIFPSPSGIKFSQQLAKDLSKCSRLIFICGQYEGVDQRVIDHLVNLEIGIGDYILSNGTIGALVIIDSVVRLIPGVLGNLDSIVNESFEDFLLEGPQYTRPRKFRDWEVPEILLSGNHKQILLWRKRLSEEKTEKLRKDLWEARKKESGYEPHRKN; encoded by the coding sequence GTGAGAATCGATGTTATAACTCTTTGTCCTCGGATAATTATAGCGGCCATGGAAGAAGGCATTCTTAAACAAGCTGTAAAGAAGGGGATACTGGAACTTTTTGTGCACCAGCTTAGGGATTATGCTCATGACAAGCACAAGACAGTTGATGACAGACCCTATGGAGGGGGCCCTGGGATGGTTTTAAAATGCGAACCTATTTTTGAAGCGATCGAGTCGATAGGTTATAGCAAGGATAAAGATACGGTTATCTTCCCTTCGCCTTCGGGAATAAAATTTAGCCAACAGTTAGCCAAGGATTTGAGCAAGTGCAGTCGGCTGATTTTTATTTGTGGGCAATATGAAGGGGTTGATCAACGTGTGATTGACCATCTTGTTAACCTAGAGATAGGTATTGGAGATTATATATTAAGTAATGGAACGATCGGCGCACTGGTTATTATAGATAGTGTAGTGAGGTTGATTCCAGGTGTATTAGGTAACCTGGATTCAATTGTGAATGAGTCCTTCGAAGATTTTTTACTGGAAGGACCTCAATATACTCGACCAAGAAAATTTAGGGATTGGGAGGTACCCGAGATTCTGTTGTCGGGAAATCATAAACAGATACTTTTATGGAGAAAACGGCTTTCTGAGGAAAAGACAGAAAAATTACGCAAAGACCTTTGGGAAGCTAGAAAAAAGGAGAGCGGATATGAACCTCATCGAAAAAATTGA
- the rplS gene encoding 50S ribosomal protein L19, with amino-acid sequence MNLIEKIESTQLRKDIPSFAQGDYVTVMTRVVEGEKERIQSFSGIVISRKGRGINESFIVRKISYGEGIERNFKLHSPFIEKIIVENKAPKVRRAKLYYLRKQKGKEAMLGMK; translated from the coding sequence ATGAACCTCATCGAAAAAATTGAATCGACGCAACTTAGAAAAGATATTCCTTCTTTTGCACAGGGAGATTATGTAACGGTTATGACTAGGGTTGTTGAAGGTGAAAAGGAAAGGATCCAGTCATTTTCTGGAATAGTGATTAGTAGGAAGGGAAGAGGAATTAATGAATCTTTCATCGTCAGAAAGATCAGCTATGGTGAGGGAATCGAAAGGAATTTCAAATTACACTCTCCATTTATCGAAAAGATTATCGTTGAAAATAAGGCTCCGAAAGTAAGGAGAGCTAAGCTTTATTATCTGCGAAAACAAAAAGGCAAAGAAGCGATGCTTGGCATGAAATAA
- a CDS encoding ribonuclease HII: protein MNPLDLSFEKKLYEKGYQVIAGIDEVGRGALAGPVVAAAVILPSDLPFNKYLKDSKALEEKKREQIVCWFITEVKIKFGLGFSTVEEIEKLNIHKACLLAMRRAIFSLEERPDILLIDGIWSPPGISIPSQAIVKGDAKVASIAAASLIAKVSRDSWMIKLGSLYPVYGWEKNKGYGTASHFEALKINGLSPYHRKSFLVKRSFSKQTLTDEMEFFSKETKENNTYHES, encoded by the coding sequence ATGAATCCTCTTGATCTTTCTTTTGAGAAGAAACTCTATGAAAAGGGCTATCAAGTTATCGCGGGTATAGATGAAGTAGGCAGAGGGGCGTTGGCAGGACCTGTTGTAGCGGCAGCCGTCATTCTGCCTTCTGATTTACCCTTTAATAAATATTTAAAAGACTCTAAGGCGCTCGAAGAAAAAAAAAGGGAACAGATCGTTTGTTGGTTTATTACAGAAGTAAAGATAAAATTTGGCCTTGGGTTTTCTACCGTCGAAGAGATCGAAAAGCTCAATATCCATAAGGCTTGCCTTTTGGCTATGAGAAGGGCGATTTTCTCTCTGGAAGAAAGACCGGATATTCTCCTTATAGATGGAATCTGGAGCCCACCTGGTATTTCTATTCCCTCCCAAGCCATAGTGAAGGGAGATGCAAAGGTGGCTTCTATCGCTGCTGCCTCTTTAATCGCGAAAGTCAGCAGGGATTCCTGGATGATTAAACTAGGTTCTCTTTATCCGGTGTATGGATGGGAAAAAAACAAAGGTTATGGAACAGCCAGTCATTTTGAAGCTTTGAAAATAAATGGCCTTAGTCCTTATCACAGGAAGTCTTTTTTGGTTAAAAGATCTTTTTCTAAACAAACGTTAACCGATGAAATGGAGTTTTTTTCTAAAGAGACTAAAGAGAATAACACTTACCATGAATCCTAA
- a CDS encoding YraN family protein has product MNPNLEHVLVDRQGQKLAALFLRKLGYKILLKNVRVKGYDLDLVCRDKERLVFVGVNSRSSLGYGFTQGTIDSQKRRNMVAAAYAYLDLLKKPGCVYQFDVVEVLFLKAARPKITHYPNAFGLGEMKSDCFI; this is encoded by the coding sequence ATGAATCCTAATCTTGAACATGTTCTTGTAGATAGACAGGGCCAAAAACTAGCAGCTCTTTTTCTCCGAAAGTTGGGTTATAAAATATTACTGAAAAATGTAAGGGTTAAAGGTTACGACTTGGATCTGGTATGTAGAGACAAAGAAAGGCTTGTTTTTGTTGGAGTTAACAGTCGCAGTTCCTTAGGGTATGGTTTTACACAGGGAACGATAGATAGTCAAAAGAGAAGAAATATGGTTGCTGCTGCATATGCCTACCTCGATCTGCTTAAAAAGCCCGGTTGTGTTTATCAGTTTGATGTTGTCGAAGTTTTATTTTTGAAAGCCGCACGACCCAAAATCACCCATTATCCTAATGCCTTTGGCTTGGGGGAAATGAAATCAGATTGTTTTATTTGA
- a CDS encoding TMEM14 family protein yields MDKSAFGLIAYGVALILLGVVGYLSNPKKAKTSLFSGGGMGLLSIILGLFSKIPLVFNLALILILLFSAMLLWRAVISWKLVASGNKSKLFVASLLSVMLFLSLFIVGYLYTIR; encoded by the coding sequence ATGGACAAGTCAGCTTTTGGTTTAATTGCTTACGGTGTTGCCCTGATTTTGCTTGGAGTTGTAGGATATCTATCCAATCCTAAGAAAGCCAAGACTTCTCTCTTCAGTGGAGGAGGAATGGGGTTACTGAGCATAATACTTGGGCTTTTTTCCAAAATCCCCCTTGTCTTTAATCTTGCTCTTATTCTTATCCTTCTTTTTAGTGCCATGCTTCTTTGGAGAGCAGTTATTTCATGGAAACTCGTGGCATCAGGTAATAAAAGCAAATTGTTCGTTGCTTCTCTTCTTTCTGTAATGCTCTTTTTATCCCTGTTTATTGTGGGATATCTCTATACGATCCGTTAG
- the obgE gene encoding GTPase ObgE, with the protein MFTDYVRILAKAGKGGKGCISFCREAFRPFGGPDGGDGGKGGDVVLTVNPQLSDLSHLLYSPHQFAEDGQQGKGQKRKGRDGKDLELEVPPGVVVYQLDTSTLFNSCRDLLPIPKPGDSMRKVVELIEPATRFILCKGGRGGRGNFQFRSSTNQAPRYCEEGEEGQSGQFLLELKTIADVGFVGLPNSGKSTLLGQLSQAKPKTAPYPFTTLRPYVGIVSFDDGFRISFADIPGLIEGAHQGKGLGFYFLRHIERSRMLVYVLDLADPLLDPVSVFYVLRGELKKYNKALLKKPFITVGNKVDLISSESLKQKTMDFKKRTRLSLLPISALEGRGIEPFLNKCRQRVEWAKKNQLLLQEKLFIP; encoded by the coding sequence ATGTTTACAGATTACGTTCGGATATTGGCTAAAGCTGGAAAAGGTGGCAAAGGATGTATTAGTTTTTGTCGGGAAGCTTTTCGTCCTTTTGGTGGACCCGATGGTGGAGATGGCGGTAAAGGAGGCGATGTAGTTTTAACAGTTAATCCTCAATTATCTGACCTCTCCCACTTGCTTTATTCTCCTCATCAGTTTGCCGAAGATGGTCAACAGGGAAAGGGCCAAAAAAGAAAAGGTCGGGATGGGAAAGACCTTGAATTAGAAGTACCGCCTGGAGTTGTTGTCTATCAGCTCGATACGAGCACCCTTTTCAATTCATGTCGAGATCTCCTGCCCATTCCCAAACCGGGAGATTCGATGAGAAAAGTGGTTGAACTTATTGAACCGGCAACCCGCTTCATTCTCTGTAAAGGAGGCAGAGGGGGAAGAGGAAATTTTCAATTTCGAAGCTCTACCAATCAGGCACCGCGTTACTGCGAAGAAGGAGAAGAAGGACAATCAGGACAGTTCCTCCTAGAACTAAAAACAATTGCTGACGTCGGTTTTGTGGGGTTACCTAACTCAGGCAAATCAACGCTTCTTGGACAGCTTTCGCAGGCCAAGCCCAAAACCGCTCCTTATCCCTTCACTACCCTCAGACCTTATGTTGGTATTGTTAGTTTTGATGATGGTTTTAGGATTTCTTTTGCCGATATACCCGGTCTTATTGAGGGAGCTCATCAAGGAAAAGGTCTTGGATTTTATTTTCTTAGACACATCGAAAGGTCTCGCATGCTCGTTTATGTTCTTGATCTGGCTGATCCACTTTTAGATCCGGTCAGTGTATTCTATGTCCTGAGAGGAGAACTTAAAAAATACAATAAAGCGCTTCTTAAAAAACCATTTATTACGGTGGGCAACAAAGTAGATTTGATTAGCTCTGAGAGCTTGAAGCAGAAGACTATGGATTTCAAAAAAAGGACGAGGTTATCTTTATTACCTATATCAGCCCTCGAAGGCAGAGGCATAGAGCCCTTCCTTAATAAATGTCGCCAGAGGGTTGAATGGGCAAAAAAAAACCAATTGCTACTTCAAGAAAAATTGTTTATCCCTTAA
- the rpmA gene encoding 50S ribosomal protein L27 encodes MAHKKGQGSTRNGRDSHSKRLGIKKYSGEKVEAGNILLRQRGTKFKAGKNVGMGRDFTLYSLVNGQVEWDGKRRLVHVKPLSPS; translated from the coding sequence ATGGCACATAAAAAAGGCCAAGGCAGCACAAGAAACGGTAGAGATAGCCATAGTAAAAGATTAGGTATCAAGAAATATAGTGGAGAAAAGGTTGAAGCGGGTAATATTCTTCTAAGGCAAAGGGGAACAAAATTTAAAGCTGGCAAGAATGTGGGCATGGGCAGAGATTTTACTCTTTATTCTCTTGTTAATGGACAAGTAGAATGGGATGGGAAAAGACGGCTTGTTCACGTAAAACCTCTAAGCCCTTCTTAA
- the rplU gene encoding 50S ribosomal protein L21, protein MKAIFQTGGKQYWIAEGDELNIELPLESQIRESNTLKIEEVLYVGEVKWSHIGKPFVHGASVELECLSKTKAPKVIAFKYKRRKGYHRTVGHRQKLMQVKVKKINAPTDSNELTSNS, encoded by the coding sequence ATGAAAGCGATTTTTCAGACTGGAGGAAAACAATACTGGATAGCAGAAGGCGACGAATTAAACATTGAATTGCCTTTAGAAAGCCAAATCAGGGAAAGTAACACATTGAAAATAGAAGAAGTTCTTTATGTGGGTGAAGTAAAATGGAGTCATATAGGCAAACCCTTTGTTCATGGAGCTTCAGTTGAACTGGAGTGTCTTTCTAAAACAAAAGCTCCAAAAGTCATCGCCTTCAAGTATAAGCGCAGGAAGGGTTATCACCGAACCGTTGGACATAGACAAAAACTCATGCAGGTTAAAGTGAAAAAAATCAATGCACCAACAGATTCCAACGAATTAACCTCTAACTCATAA
- a CDS encoding transaldolase family protein: MKINFNDLITPLEQTVLEIIGKGRGKNRPQKEVHYQSHPLLQALKKAATIHIYVDSADFQELDDLIVTEEKDRLIYNEEIDGNTTNQPLVAKVFNRYFDAKTEDKIADWIRHLKESAPSLSLQDIVTILYTIINGRIGIETTERYGCGRGWEISLELHTELAASLENSFKAAWCLSQSNPRAFVKVPFTPHYPHCFLIARELEKAGIAVNFTATFSARQVVAASLLANPHRSNVFIGRLSQGLQSDLLGEHVVLEAQRQLSRLRKKHGLKTLNIVASMRRWQTFALTAGCDVYTSPYRVLKDFLVQKEMPAEEITSKLEQTYMDQLYLKDELISKIGEKQIYRLFVVEPEFIEFLITLRNSAEFENMDGEGLQKSFEKAGFGDFFYAPTAQEWTELKKGKLPDLNSQLTKKISMDTLFSLLAIGDFSNFQNKMDTEAIKIVEKSL; encoded by the coding sequence ATGAAAATCAACTTTAATGATCTGATTACACCTTTGGAACAAACAGTCTTGGAAATTATAGGGAAAGGGCGTGGGAAAAACAGGCCACAAAAAGAAGTTCACTATCAATCCCATCCTCTTTTGCAAGCACTTAAGAAGGCTGCAACCATCCATATTTATGTGGATAGTGCCGATTTTCAAGAGTTAGATGACTTAATTGTCACTGAAGAAAAGGACAGGCTCATTTATAATGAAGAAATAGATGGGAATACGACCAATCAACCGTTAGTGGCTAAAGTTTTTAACCGGTATTTTGATGCAAAAACCGAAGATAAAATAGCCGATTGGATAAGGCATTTAAAAGAAAGTGCTCCTTCGTTAAGTCTTCAGGATATAGTCACCATTCTTTATACGATTATCAATGGGAGAATTGGTATAGAAACCACTGAAAGATACGGCTGTGGTAGAGGATGGGAAATTAGCCTAGAACTACATACCGAGCTTGCTGCCAGTCTTGAGAATTCCTTTAAGGCAGCATGGTGTCTTTCTCAAAGTAACCCTCGGGCTTTTGTCAAGGTTCCTTTTACCCCTCATTATCCCCACTGCTTTTTAATTGCTAGAGAACTCGAGAAAGCTGGAATAGCGGTCAACTTTACTGCTACATTTTCAGCAAGACAGGTCGTTGCGGCTTCACTTCTTGCTAATCCGCACCGGAGTAATGTTTTTATTGGTCGATTAAGCCAAGGTTTACAGTCCGACCTGCTGGGAGAACACGTTGTATTAGAAGCTCAAAGACAGCTAAGTAGACTCAGGAAAAAACATGGACTAAAAACTCTCAATATTGTAGCAAGCATGCGACGTTGGCAGACATTTGCTTTGACTGCAGGCTGTGACGTTTATACTTCTCCTTACAGAGTGCTTAAAGATTTCCTGGTCCAGAAAGAAATGCCTGCCGAAGAGATTACTTCAAAATTAGAGCAAACCTACATGGACCAGCTGTATTTGAAAGACGAGCTGATCAGTAAAATAGGGGAAAAACAGATCTATCGGCTTTTCGTAGTTGAGCCGGAGTTTATCGAATTTTTAATTACATTGAGAAATTCTGCTGAGTTTGAAAACATGGATGGAGAAGGGCTACAAAAGAGTTTTGAAAAAGCGGGATTTGGGGATTTCTTTTATGCTCCCACGGCACAGGAATGGACAGAATTAAAAAAAGGGAAACTTCCCGATTTAAATTCTCAGTTGACAAAAAAAATTTCAATGGATACACTTTTTAGCCTTTTAGCCATAGGTGACTTTTCTAACTTTCAGAATAAGATGGATACTGAAGCGATAAAAATAGTAGAAAAATCTTTGTGA